The proteins below are encoded in one region of Pseudonocardia sp. DSM 110487:
- a CDS encoding DUF6541 family protein — protein sequence MGAGVVALYVLILWLPGLVLGGLAGLRGWTLAAGAPLLTYAVAGLFGPLFAALGIAWTPTSAGLLLVVLCAVAVLVRFSIRQRFGAADRSGPPVWGLLTHVGVAAALGWIVVLGGTVIWSGLGQLTAIPQDWDAAFHANGIRWIADTGDSSLVGMAKVNWYEDDVEVFYPNAYHLIAAVVFRITGADIPTVLNAHTVLLPGLGALVIVTLVHRFGGRAVLAVTAAGCSIAITSFYDLLWRGPLLPFVTGAVLMPLAAVLLVDVLDAEGRRQIGRGLLFGLGLLGMIALNPAILFTAAVFVFPAMVQRWAGQPRLLLREPIVVLAAGAVAAVLALPQVLGSLGSASGEPVYDWPAELTQSEAFGELLALAHDGLHPQWWLVLVAAIGIAGLRQLGALRWMFASGFAFGTMFVLAASSDEPWVNAITRPWWNDQWRLIGLCVVPVAVLAGHGLAELQRHAAWGVTALAEKVGAGPPALARNAARGLATILVIALFLVASEDLYSGRNVARMRLSAPDGPVVSSLEVDAMRVLATLVPPDQRVMNDRGDGSVWMYAIAGVHPVAGFYNVSGIGEDALMLNTRFNSYPVDRSVRAAVARLNISYVMLGRGFVRTDWRRAPGLLGLEDAPWLQAVYRNKDAVIYRIRARPG from the coding sequence GTGGGCGCAGGCGTTGTGGCGCTGTACGTGCTCATCCTCTGGCTTCCGGGCCTCGTGCTCGGCGGGCTCGCCGGTCTGCGCGGCTGGACACTCGCCGCTGGGGCCCCACTGCTCACCTACGCGGTCGCCGGGTTGTTCGGGCCGCTCTTCGCCGCGCTGGGCATCGCGTGGACGCCGACGAGCGCCGGCCTGCTCCTCGTGGTGCTCTGCGCCGTTGCGGTGCTCGTGCGGTTCTCCATCCGGCAACGGTTCGGCGCCGCCGACCGCTCCGGGCCGCCGGTGTGGGGCCTCTTGACCCACGTCGGCGTCGCCGCGGCCCTCGGCTGGATCGTCGTGCTCGGCGGCACCGTGATCTGGTCGGGTCTGGGGCAGCTGACCGCGATCCCCCAGGACTGGGACGCCGCCTTCCACGCCAACGGCATCCGGTGGATCGCCGACACCGGCGACAGCAGCCTCGTCGGGATGGCCAAGGTCAACTGGTACGAGGACGACGTCGAGGTCTTCTACCCCAACGCCTACCACCTGATCGCCGCTGTGGTCTTCCGGATCACCGGAGCGGACATCCCCACCGTCCTCAACGCGCACACCGTGCTGCTGCCCGGGCTGGGCGCGCTGGTCATCGTCACGCTGGTGCACCGGTTCGGCGGCCGGGCCGTGCTCGCCGTGACCGCAGCAGGCTGCAGCATCGCGATCACGTCGTTCTACGACCTGCTGTGGCGGGGACCTCTGCTGCCGTTCGTCACCGGCGCGGTGCTGATGCCGCTCGCCGCCGTGCTGCTGGTGGACGTCCTCGACGCCGAGGGCCGCCGTCAGATCGGCAGAGGCCTGCTGTTCGGGCTGGGCCTGCTCGGCATGATCGCGCTCAACCCGGCCATCCTGTTCACCGCGGCCGTGTTCGTCTTCCCCGCGATGGTCCAACGCTGGGCGGGGCAACCGCGGCTGCTGCTGCGGGAGCCGATCGTCGTGCTCGCGGCGGGAGCGGTCGCCGCGGTGCTCGCGCTGCCGCAGGTGCTCGGCTCGCTCGGCAGCGCCTCTGGCGAGCCGGTGTACGACTGGCCGGCGGAACTGACGCAGTCGGAGGCCTTCGGCGAGCTGCTCGCGCTCGCCCACGACGGCCTGCACCCGCAGTGGTGGCTGGTGCTCGTCGCCGCCATCGGCATCGCAGGGCTGCGGCAGCTCGGCGCCCTGCGCTGGATGTTCGCGTCCGGGTTCGCGTTCGGCACGATGTTCGTGCTCGCCGCGTCGTCGGACGAACCGTGGGTCAACGCCATCACGCGCCCGTGGTGGAACGACCAGTGGCGGCTCATCGGGCTGTGCGTCGTACCGGTCGCTGTGCTGGCCGGCCACGGCCTCGCCGAGCTGCAGCGGCATGCGGCCTGGGGTGTCACGGCGCTCGCCGAGAAGGTCGGGGCAGGCCCGCCCGCGCTGGCCCGGAACGCGGCGAGAGGCCTCGCGACCATCCTGGTCATCGCGCTGTTCCTGGTGGCGAGCGAGGACTTGTACTCCGGCCGCAACGTGGCCAGGATGCGCCTGTCCGCCCCGGACGGGCCGGTCGTGTCCTCCCTCGAGGTCGACGCGATGCGCGTGCTCGCGACGCTGGTACCGCCCGACCAGCGCGTCATGAACGACCGGGGCGACGGCTCGGTGTGGATGTACGCGATCGCCGGCGTGCACCCCGTGGCAGGGTTCTACAACGTCTCCGGCATCGGGGAGGACGCCCTGATGCTGAACACCCGCTTCAACAGCTACCCGGTGGACCGCTCGGTTCGGGCCGCGGTCGCGCGCCTCAACATCTCGTACGTGATGCTCGGCAGGGGCTTCGTCCGCACCGACTGGCGCCGCGCCCCCGGGCTGCTCGGGCTCGAGGACGCCCCGTGGCTCCAGGCCGTGTACCGGAACAAGGACGCGGTCATCTACCGGATCAGGGCACGGCCGGGCTAG
- a CDS encoding helix-turn-helix transcriptional regulator, with translation MAVFGELLRNSRLRAALTQEELAERAGLSVRAVGKLESGETTRPRPVTVRMLADALGLDEPELTSFIASAFGIRQLRAVPQRSNTSRAHASRLVSSGSAAR, from the coding sequence GTGGCTGTTTTCGGGGAATTGCTGCGCAACTCGCGACTGCGGGCCGCACTCACGCAGGAGGAACTCGCCGAACGCGCAGGTCTCAGCGTGCGCGCGGTGGGAAAGCTCGAATCAGGGGAAACAACCAGGCCTCGACCGGTGACGGTCCGGATGCTGGCGGATGCGCTCGGACTCGACGAGCCGGAGCTGACGTCCTTCATTGCGTCGGCGTTCGGGATCCGCCAGCTCCGGGCCGTTCCTCAGCGGTCGAACACCTCGCGGGCCCACGCCTCGCGGCTGGTGAGCTCCGGCAGCGCGGCGCGGTAG
- the glf gene encoding UDP-galactopyranose mutase produces the protein MTYAGYDLVVVGSGFFGLTVAERAASELDKRVLVLERRSHIGGNAYSEIEPETGVEIHRYGAHLFHTSNERVWEYVNRFTKFTGYQHRVFARAGDQVYAFPMNLALINQFFGRSHTPDEARSLIAELSGEIDTKDAKNLEEKAISLVGRPLYEAFIKGYTAKQWQTDPTELDPSIITRLPVRYTFDNRYFNDTYEGLPADGYTAWLEKMADHPNIDVRLDVDYFEVRDQIPAGMPVVYTGPLDRYFDFSEGELGWRTLDFEQEVVETGDFQGTAVVNYNDAEVPYTRILEFRHFHPERDYRTDKTVIVREYSRFAESGDEPYYPINTPDNRAKLQRYRELARKETANAGVLFGGRLGTYKYLDMHMAIGSALTMFDNRLRPYFTEGKALSGTESED, from the coding sequence GTGACCTACGCGGGATACGACCTCGTCGTCGTCGGTTCCGGCTTCTTCGGCCTCACCGTTGCCGAGCGGGCCGCAAGCGAGCTGGACAAGCGGGTGCTGGTGCTCGAACGCCGCTCCCACATCGGCGGCAACGCCTACTCCGAGATCGAACCGGAGACCGGCGTCGAGATCCACCGCTATGGCGCCCACCTGTTCCACACCTCGAACGAGCGCGTGTGGGAGTACGTCAACCGCTTCACGAAGTTCACCGGCTACCAGCACCGGGTCTTCGCCCGCGCGGGCGACCAGGTCTACGCGTTCCCGATGAACCTGGCGCTGATCAACCAGTTCTTCGGTCGCAGCCACACCCCGGACGAGGCCCGCTCCCTGATCGCCGAGCTGTCGGGCGAGATCGACACGAAGGACGCGAAGAACCTCGAGGAGAAGGCGATCTCGCTCGTCGGGCGCCCGCTCTACGAGGCGTTCATCAAGGGGTACACCGCCAAGCAGTGGCAGACCGACCCCACCGAGCTCGACCCGTCGATCATCACGCGGCTCCCGGTCCGGTACACGTTCGACAACCGGTACTTCAACGACACCTACGAGGGCCTTCCGGCCGACGGCTACACCGCGTGGCTCGAGAAGATGGCTGACCACCCGAACATCGATGTGCGGCTCGACGTCGACTACTTCGAGGTGCGCGACCAGATCCCGGCCGGCATGCCCGTCGTCTACACCGGCCCGCTGGACCGCTACTTCGACTTCTCGGAGGGCGAGCTGGGGTGGCGCACGCTCGACTTCGAGCAGGAAGTGGTCGAGACGGGCGACTTCCAGGGCACCGCGGTGGTGAACTACAACGACGCAGAGGTGCCCTACACCCGCATCCTGGAGTTCCGCCACTTCCACCCCGAGCGGGACTACCGCACGGACAAGACGGTGATCGTGCGCGAGTACTCGCGCTTCGCCGAGTCGGGCGACGAGCCGTACTACCCGATCAACACGCCGGACAACCGGGCGAAGCTGCAGCGCTACCGCGAGCTCGCCCGCAAGGAGACGGCCAACGCGGGCGTGCTGTTCGGCGGCAGGCTGGGCACGTACAAGTACCTCGACATGCACATGGCGATCGGTTCCGCCCTGACGATGTTCGACAACCGCCTGCGCCCCTATTTCACGGAGGGCAAGGCGCTGTCGGGCACGGAGTCCGAGGACTGA
- a CDS encoding MFS transporter: MTSEAGTLRRLAVPVFLPSAVFGIGQGAAIPVVALQARDLGASVGGAGLVVAMLGLGMVLGDLPAGRIVARIGERSAVLLGSAVGAVGTALCLLSWTPVVLGIGVGMYGVASAVWALARQAYIIEAVPVALRARALSTMAGLNRLGTLIGPFLGAGVVYLLGPRGGFLVELVAVVVAGALMAGMPAVGSDRGGARAAQTMRSVLVTHRRVLRTLGVNALIMGASRASRTAVLPLWADHIGLDPTTTSLLFGVGAAVDVALSYPAGRWMDLRGRRVVAVGSLVAFAAAHVALPLTGSVLTLGAVAVLMGVANGLSNGLIMTLGADAAPEDGRAEFLGAFRLCHDAGSLAGPLVLAAVAAVATLGAGSLALAAISALGAAGMARWVPRRPRPDSDERRVRRLGSDERAVRRNPGRS; this comes from the coding sequence GTGACATCCGAGGCCGGGACACTCCGAAGGCTCGCCGTCCCTGTCTTCCTGCCGTCAGCGGTGTTCGGCATCGGACAGGGAGCCGCGATCCCGGTGGTGGCGCTGCAGGCCCGCGACCTCGGGGCGTCGGTCGGCGGCGCGGGCCTCGTCGTGGCCATGCTCGGGCTCGGCATGGTGCTCGGCGATCTCCCCGCAGGCCGGATCGTCGCCCGCATCGGCGAGCGATCCGCGGTGCTGCTGGGGAGCGCGGTCGGGGCCGTCGGTACGGCGCTCTGCCTGCTGTCCTGGACGCCCGTGGTGCTCGGGATCGGCGTCGGGATGTACGGCGTCGCTAGTGCGGTGTGGGCCTTGGCCCGGCAGGCCTACATCATCGAGGCGGTGCCGGTCGCGCTGCGGGCGCGGGCGCTGTCGACGATGGCGGGGCTGAACCGGCTGGGCACCCTGATCGGGCCGTTCCTCGGAGCGGGCGTCGTCTACCTGCTCGGCCCACGCGGCGGGTTCCTCGTGGAGCTGGTGGCCGTTGTCGTGGCAGGCGCCCTGATGGCCGGCATGCCCGCGGTCGGCTCTGACCGCGGTGGCGCCCGAGCAGCACAGACCATGCGCAGCGTGCTGGTCACCCACCGGAGGGTGTTGCGAACGCTCGGCGTGAACGCCCTGATCATGGGCGCATCGCGGGCCTCGCGCACGGCGGTGCTGCCGCTGTGGGCCGACCACATCGGGCTGGACCCGACCACCACCAGCCTGCTGTTCGGCGTCGGCGCCGCCGTCGACGTCGCGCTCTCCTACCCGGCCGGACGGTGGATGGACCTGCGCGGACGGCGGGTTGTCGCCGTCGGCTCGCTGGTGGCGTTCGCCGCGGCGCACGTGGCCCTTCCGCTCACCGGCAGCGTGCTCACGCTCGGCGCGGTCGCCGTGCTGATGGGGGTCGCGAACGGGCTGAGCAACGGCCTGATCATGACGCTGGGCGCCGACGCCGCGCCGGAGGACGGGCGCGCGGAGTTCCTCGGCGCCTTCCGCCTCTGCCACGACGCCGGCAGCCTGGCAGGCCCGCTCGTGCTCGCCGCCGTCGCCGCGGTGGCCACCCTGGGAGCGGGCTCGCTCGCGCTCGCGGCGATCTCGGCGCTGGGCGCGGCGGGCATGGCCCGATGGGTGCCCCGGCGCCCCCGCCCTGATTCCGACGAGCGGCGCGTTCGTCGGCTAGGTTCCGACGAACGCGCCGTTCGTCGGAACCCGGGTCGCAGCTGA
- a CDS encoding glycosyltransferase produces the protein MLRTSDSTDRAAAPATDERPADRTPARLLAQRGLFFGPSGIVPEDLYSRVERGTARRERDLVALAPGSLVSTNTYFGRFHATYWQRWTDIGEVEVSAVATGTGRVRLMASDTNKVWRIVATVDVRDGEATAVRLVGPVDRFVDGGGMWLEITTETGELTVSGVRWTVTTTRPLPPTDIAITTHNRVDDCLNTLQALARDPEALERIRTVHVADQGSDPIESRERFGEIAAALGERLKYVRQPNLGGSGGFARGMLHATHGAPGEEADVLLMDDDVHLEPELLVRLTSFSASTRHPMIVGAQMLNLLHPGHLHISAEYADPEVLLMGLKMPGALREAYLLGLDDRQLPINQERRVDTEYNGWWSCLIPATVIRAIGYPLPLFLQWDDIEYGYRARAHGFPTVSLPGAGVWHADFGWKDGDEWQRYFTVRNGLIMAALHSGFSIRRITGRLAQLVSHQLVAMQYGMTATLLQAVEDFLAGPDTLRDGSAGALARVREIRKAYPETVMHPMSDAGGEFHDRPVIRAANPPGSETLTFLKRVAYQVTGRAPHPTGAVPAGDAHWWHVSLFERAIVTDMSEQGFRIRIRDKQTALQLARQAAHLLRRFVREAPALVGRYREAVPQLSSRENWERLYGLKD, from the coding sequence ATGCTTCGCACATCGGACAGCACGGATCGGGCCGCCGCGCCCGCGACGGACGAGCGGCCGGCCGACCGGACCCCGGCCCGCCTGCTCGCGCAGCGCGGGCTGTTCTTCGGGCCGTCCGGCATCGTGCCCGAGGACCTCTACTCGCGGGTCGAGCGGGGCACCGCGCGCCGCGAGCGTGACCTGGTGGCGCTCGCGCCCGGCTCGCTGGTGAGCACCAACACCTACTTCGGGCGGTTCCACGCCACCTACTGGCAGCGCTGGACCGACATCGGCGAGGTCGAGGTGTCGGCCGTGGCCACCGGCACCGGCCGGGTGCGGCTGATGGCGTCGGACACCAACAAGGTGTGGCGGATCGTCGCAACCGTCGACGTGCGGGACGGCGAGGCCACCGCGGTGCGCCTCGTGGGCCCGGTCGACCGGTTCGTCGACGGCGGCGGCATGTGGCTCGAGATCACCACCGAGACCGGCGAGCTCACCGTCTCCGGCGTGCGCTGGACGGTGACCACCACCCGCCCCCTGCCGCCGACCGACATCGCCATCACCACCCACAACCGCGTCGACGATTGCCTCAACACCCTGCAGGCGCTCGCCCGCGACCCGGAGGCGCTCGAGCGCATCCGCACCGTGCACGTCGCCGACCAGGGCAGCGACCCGATCGAGTCGCGCGAGCGGTTCGGCGAGATCGCCGCCGCACTCGGCGAGCGCCTGAAGTACGTCCGCCAGCCCAACCTCGGCGGTTCGGGCGGCTTCGCCCGCGGCATGCTCCACGCCACGCACGGCGCGCCGGGCGAGGAGGCCGACGTCCTGCTCATGGACGACGACGTGCACCTGGAGCCGGAGCTCCTCGTGCGGCTCACGTCGTTCTCGGCGAGCACCCGGCACCCGATGATCGTCGGCGCGCAGATGCTCAACCTGCTGCACCCCGGCCACCTGCACATCTCGGCCGAGTACGCCGACCCCGAGGTGCTGCTGATGGGGCTGAAGATGCCCGGCGCCCTCCGCGAGGCCTACCTGCTGGGCCTGGACGACCGGCAGCTGCCGATCAACCAGGAGCGCCGCGTCGACACCGAGTACAACGGCTGGTGGTCCTGCTTGATCCCGGCCACGGTGATCCGCGCCATCGGCTATCCGCTCCCGCTGTTCCTGCAGTGGGACGACATCGAGTACGGCTATCGGGCCCGCGCCCACGGCTTCCCCACCGTCTCCCTCCCCGGCGCCGGCGTGTGGCACGCCGACTTCGGCTGGAAGGACGGCGACGAGTGGCAGCGCTACTTCACCGTGCGCAACGGCCTGATCATGGCCGCACTGCACAGCGGCTTCTCGATCCGCCGGATCACCGGGCGGCTCGCGCAGCTGGTGTCACACCAGCTGGTGGCGATGCAGTACGGCATGACGGCCACGCTGCTGCAGGCCGTCGAGGACTTCCTGGCGGGCCCGGACACCCTCCGGGACGGCTCGGCCGGCGCGCTCGCGCGCGTTCGCGAGATCCGGAAGGCCTACCCGGAGACCGTGATGCACCCGATGTCCGATGCGGGTGGTGAGTTCCACGACCGGCCGGTGATCCGGGCGGCCAACCCACCCGGCTCCGAGACCCTCACCTTCCTGAAGCGGGTGGCCTACCAGGTGACCGGCCGTGCGCCACACCCCACCGGTGCGGTCCCCGCCGGTGACGCGCACTGGTGGCACGTCTCCCTGTTCGAGCGCGCCATCGTCACCGACATGTCGGAGCAGGGCTTCCGCATCCGCATCCGGGACAAGCAGACCGCCCTCCAGCTCGCCCGCCAGGCCGCCCACCTCCTGCGCCGCTTCGTGCGCGAGGCACCTGCCCTCGTCGGCCGCTACCGCGAGGCGGTACCGCAGCTGTCGAGCCGGGAGAACTGGGAACGGCTCTACGGCCTGAAGGACTGA
- a CDS encoding glycosyltransferase: MTISETPPRPKPARRRGGTPPAPDGHLLQRVILPRTGDPMSVRALYLDERTGIRLTTVPDVAGGAIPKKVSLGGSTVSARRLRATSRTSAVVPEQSEVSFSAYFNAFAAGYWRRWSRLTEVHLKLSLQGAGRVDVYRTKSDGSTIFERGVVVTGRHELDMPLDLRPFEDGGWYWFDLTTDEGELILHAGGWYAADEPTGRAAVAVGTPTFNRPADCVATLTALGEDPLVREAITAVIIPDQGTKKVRDEPGFEQAAAALGDKLKIIDQPNLGGSGGYARIMYEALEHTDCEQILYMDDDILLEPDSVLRAVAFSRYSRSPMLVGGQMLSLQARSQLSTMGEVVDRGTFLWRNAPGTEPHHDLAAQPLRQTPWLHRRTDVDYNAWWTCLIPRAVAEDVGMPLPLFIKWDDAEYGLRARAKGYRTATVPGIGIWHMSFLEKDDTSDWQAYFHYRNRFIAAALHGPDNPTALLRDSIKRTLRHLLLLEYSAVALQEMALRDFLSGPEHLFPKLPTVLGEIRAKRAEYDDGRPLDSATQVPLSDLDALSAQLFPEPPSGKVAAVKGLARGVLHNLRAPDPGHQAVPQRNVPARHAQWFVLSRLDSATVATPDGRGVTFRRRDPALFRSMLKHAISEYRHVAKAWPDLQRRYRAALPELTSREAWAREVFDR; the protein is encoded by the coding sequence ATGACGATCTCCGAGACGCCGCCCCGCCCGAAGCCGGCGCGCCGCCGTGGCGGGACGCCGCCCGCACCCGACGGCCACCTGCTGCAACGGGTGATCCTGCCGCGCACGGGCGACCCGATGAGCGTCCGCGCGCTGTACCTCGACGAGCGGACGGGGATCCGCCTCACCACCGTGCCCGACGTGGCCGGTGGCGCGATCCCGAAGAAGGTCAGCCTCGGGGGTTCCACGGTCAGCGCCCGGCGGCTGCGCGCCACGTCACGGACGTCGGCGGTGGTGCCGGAGCAGAGCGAGGTCTCCTTCTCCGCCTACTTCAACGCGTTCGCCGCCGGGTACTGGCGGCGCTGGAGCCGGCTCACGGAGGTGCACCTGAAGCTGTCCCTCCAGGGGGCGGGCCGGGTGGATGTCTACCGCACCAAGTCCGACGGCTCCACCATCTTCGAGCGCGGCGTCGTGGTGACGGGGCGTCATGAGCTCGACATGCCGCTGGACCTGCGGCCGTTCGAGGATGGTGGGTGGTACTGGTTCGACCTCACCACCGACGAGGGCGAGCTCATCCTGCACGCGGGTGGCTGGTACGCCGCCGACGAGCCGACGGGCCGAGCCGCGGTGGCCGTGGGTACACCGACGTTCAACCGTCCCGCCGACTGCGTGGCCACCCTCACCGCGCTCGGCGAGGACCCGCTGGTGCGCGAGGCGATCACCGCGGTGATCATCCCGGACCAGGGCACGAAGAAGGTGCGCGACGAACCGGGCTTCGAGCAGGCCGCCGCGGCGCTCGGCGACAAGCTGAAGATCATCGACCAGCCCAATCTCGGCGGGTCGGGTGGCTACGCGCGGATCATGTACGAGGCGCTCGAGCACACCGACTGCGAGCAGATCCTTTACATGGACGACGACATCCTGCTCGAGCCGGACTCGGTGCTGCGGGCCGTCGCGTTCTCCCGCTACTCCCGCTCGCCGATGCTCGTCGGTGGCCAGATGCTGTCCCTGCAGGCCCGGTCGCAGCTCTCGACGATGGGCGAGGTCGTCGACCGGGGCACGTTCCTGTGGCGCAATGCGCCCGGCACCGAGCCGCACCACGACCTGGCCGCCCAGCCTCTCCGGCAGACACCGTGGCTGCACCGGCGCACCGACGTCGACTACAACGCATGGTGGACCTGCCTGATCCCGCGTGCGGTCGCCGAGGACGTCGGCATGCCGCTGCCGCTCTTCATCAAGTGGGACGACGCCGAGTACGGGCTGCGCGCCCGCGCGAAGGGCTACCGGACGGCCACCGTTCCCGGGATCGGCATCTGGCACATGTCGTTCCTCGAGAAGGACGACACGAGCGACTGGCAGGCCTACTTCCACTACCGCAACCGGTTCATCGCGGCCGCCCTGCACGGGCCCGACAACCCCACCGCGCTGCTGCGCGACTCGATCAAGCGCACGCTGCGCCACCTGCTGCTCCTGGAGTACTCCGCGGTGGCGTTGCAGGAGATGGCCCTGCGCGACTTCCTGTCCGGCCCCGAGCACCTGTTCCCGAAGCTGCCCACGGTGCTCGGCGAGATCCGCGCGAAGCGCGCCGAGTACGACGACGGCAGGCCCCTCGACTCGGCCACCCAGGTGCCGCTGTCCGACCTCGACGCGCTGTCGGCCCAGCTGTTCCCCGAGCCGCCGTCCGGCAAGGTCGCTGCCGTGAAGGGGCTCGCGCGGGGCGTGCTGCACAACCTGCGCGCCCCCGACCCCGGCCACCAGGCGGTGCCCCAGCGCAACGTGCCGGCCCGGCACGCGCAGTGGTTCGTGCTCTCCCGGCTCGACTCGGCCACGGTCGCCACGCCGGACGGGCGCGGGGTGACGTTCCGCCGCCGCGACCCGGCCCTGTTCCGGTCCATGCTCAAGCACGCGATCAGCGAGTACCGGCACGTGGCCAAGGCATGGCCCGACCTGCAGCGCCGCTACCGCGCCGCGCTGCCGGAGCTCACCAGCCGCGAGGCGTGGGCCCGCGAGGTGTTCGACCGCTGA